AGGCGCCGAAGTCGTCAGGCGCGGTGGAGTCGGCGTGGTCGGAAACCGAGCGGATGATCACGAACGGGATGCGGTTTACCGTCGCCACGAAGGCGACCGCGGCGCCCTCCATCTCCACCGCCGACCCGTGCAGGCTGCGCAGCCGCTTCATGCGCGCCGCGTCGGTGGCGGTTATGAACTGGTCGCCGGTCAGGATGCGGCCAGCCACCACCCGCTGCCCGGGCACCGGAGTGGCCAGCGCCAGCTCGACCAGCCGGGGGTCGGCTTCCAGGAAGCGATGGTCGGTGAAGGGCACCTGACCGAGCGGGAAGCCGAGCGCGGTAACGTCCAGGTCGTGCTGCACGCAGGTGCGGCTCACCACCACGTCGCCCAGGGCCAGGCCGGCGTCGAGGCCGCCGCAGATGCCGGTCATCACGAGGTAGCCGGGCCGGAAGTGGTCGACGGCATACTGCGCGACCATGGCGGCGCTCGCCTTGCCCACGCCGGAGCGCAGCAGGGTCACGTCGGCGGCGGCGTAGCGAAATCGGAATGCGGGCACCGGACCCGACTCCGATACCGGTGACAGGGAGTAGGCGCCACGGAAGGCGTCCAGCTCCTCCTGCAGCGCGGTGATGATGGTGACGTGCATGGCGGTTCGAGATCCGGTCACTCGACCGTCGCCGTGCGCGTGCGGTTGAGCAGGTCCCAGTCGATCCGGTAGCCGAGGCCCGGCTCGGTCGGAGCATGGACCCGGCCCCGCTCATCCACCGTTATGTCCTCGACCAGGCCGTACATGTTGGCGCCGGTGCAGGGAAAGAACTCGTAGTACTCGCAGTTGGGCACCGCCATGGTCACGTGCAGGTTGGCGACGTTGTTCAGGCTGTTGCCGCCGTGGTGTATCTCGCAGCGCATGTTGAAGCCCTCGGCCAAGTGG
This window of the Spirochaetaceae bacterium genome carries:
- a CDS encoding 5'-methylthioadenosine/adenosylhomocysteine nucleosidase, which translates into the protein MHVTIITALQEELDAFRGAYSLSPVSESGPVPAFRFRYAAADVTLLRSGVGKASAAMVAQYAVDHFRPGYLVMTGICGGLDAGLALGDVVVSRTCVQHDLDVTALGFPLGQVPFTDHRFLEADPRLVELALATPVPGQRVVAGRILTGDQFITATDAARMKRLRSLHGSAVEMEGAAVAFVATVNRIPFVIIRSVSDHADSTAPDDFGAWLRRAAANSCTVCAGILHGLTGGPEHSAG